The following proteins are encoded in a genomic region of Nocardioides renjunii:
- a CDS encoding aconitate hydratase has protein sequence MASQDSFGAKGTLDVDGQSYEIYRLDAVKGEGLDVESLPFSLKVLLENLLRTEDGADITADHIKAIAGWEASADPDQEIQFTPARVIMQDFTGVPCVVDLATMREAMAELGGDATRINPLAPAEMVIDHSVIADVFGSADAFERNVEIEYERNRERYQFLRWGQGAFDDFKVVPPGTGIVHQVNIEHLARVVMVRDGVAYPDTCVGTDSHTTMVNGIGVVGWGVGGIEAEAAMLGQPVSMLIPRVVGFKLSGDLPEGATATDLVLTITEMLREHGVVGKFVEFYGPGVSVLPLANRATIGNMSPEFGSTIAVFPIDEQTIDYLRLTGRNDEQLALVEAYAKEQGLWHDPEAEPRYSERLELDLATVVPSLAGPKRPQDRVSLSEAKEAFRTALADYVSEGFTGGDDRKPGVPQQEQPEGVTSRVDEASAESFPSSDAPASNGGGGGGNGSGHPDDWHDHAAAASGSRPSNKASVTLADGTEFEIDHGAVTIAAITSCTNTSNPSVMIGAALVAKKAVEKGLQRKPWVKTTLAPGSKVVSDYYEKSGLTPYLDKLGFNLVGYGCTTCIGNSGPLIPEVSQAVNANDLAVVSVLSGNRNFEGRINPDVKMNYLASPPLVVAYALAGSMDVDLFNDPLGQDTDGNDVFMRDIWPTAKEIEDVIAQAISSDMFDSSYQDVFAGDEQWRSLPTPEGNTFAWDEDSTYVRRPPYFDGMPDEPEPVTDIVGARVLLKLGDSVTTDHISPAGAIKKDSPAGRYLAEHGVDQRDFNSYGSRRGNHEVMIRGTFANIRLRNQLAPGTEGGVTRDFTADGDVTTVFEASQNYQAAGTPLVVLAGKEYGSGSSRDWAAKGTALLGVKAVIAESYERIHRSNLIGMGVIPLQFPPGKTADDLGLTGAEIISISGIIELNDGTTPKTVTVKVEPAPGTDQAHGETSEFEATVRIDTPGEANYYRNGGIMQYVLRSLLKG, from the coding sequence ATGGCCAGTCAGGACAGCTTCGGTGCCAAGGGCACCCTGGACGTGGACGGACAGTCCTACGAGATCTACCGCCTCGACGCGGTGAAGGGCGAGGGCCTCGACGTCGAGAGCCTGCCCTTCTCGCTCAAGGTGCTGCTGGAGAACCTGCTCCGCACCGAGGACGGCGCGGACATCACCGCCGACCACATCAAGGCCATCGCCGGCTGGGAGGCGAGCGCCGACCCCGACCAGGAGATCCAGTTCACGCCGGCGCGCGTGATCATGCAGGACTTCACCGGCGTCCCCTGCGTCGTCGACCTCGCCACCATGCGCGAGGCGATGGCCGAGCTCGGCGGCGACGCCACCAGGATCAACCCGCTGGCGCCGGCCGAGATGGTCATCGACCACTCCGTCATCGCCGACGTCTTCGGCAGCGCCGACGCCTTCGAGCGCAACGTCGAGATCGAGTACGAGCGCAACCGCGAGCGCTACCAGTTCCTCCGCTGGGGCCAGGGCGCCTTCGACGACTTCAAGGTCGTCCCGCCCGGCACCGGCATCGTGCACCAGGTCAACATCGAGCACCTCGCGCGCGTCGTGATGGTCCGCGACGGCGTGGCCTACCCCGACACCTGCGTCGGCACCGACTCCCACACCACGATGGTCAACGGCATCGGCGTGGTCGGCTGGGGCGTCGGCGGCATCGAGGCCGAGGCCGCGATGCTCGGCCAGCCCGTCTCCATGCTGATCCCGCGCGTCGTCGGCTTCAAGCTCAGCGGTGACCTGCCCGAGGGCGCCACGGCGACCGACCTGGTCCTCACCATCACCGAGATGCTGCGCGAGCACGGCGTGGTGGGCAAGTTCGTCGAGTTCTACGGTCCGGGCGTCTCCGTGCTGCCGCTGGCCAACCGCGCCACGATCGGCAACATGAGCCCGGAGTTCGGCTCCACGATCGCGGTGTTCCCGATCGACGAGCAGACCATCGACTACCTCCGGCTCACCGGCCGCAACGACGAGCAGCTCGCGCTCGTGGAGGCGTACGCCAAGGAGCAGGGCCTCTGGCACGACCCCGAGGCCGAGCCGCGCTACTCCGAGCGGCTCGAGCTGGACCTGGCGACCGTCGTCCCGTCCCTCGCCGGCCCCAAGCGCCCGCAGGACCGCGTGTCGCTGTCGGAGGCCAAGGAGGCGTTCCGCACGGCGCTCGCCGACTACGTCAGCGAGGGCTTCACCGGTGGCGACGACCGCAAGCCGGGCGTGCCCCAGCAGGAGCAGCCCGAGGGCGTCACCTCGCGCGTCGACGAGGCCTCGGCCGAGTCGTTCCCGTCCAGCGACGCGCCCGCCTCCAACGGCGGCGGCGGTGGCGGCAACGGCAGCGGGCACCCGGACGACTGGCACGACCACGCGGCCGCCGCGTCCGGCAGCCGGCCGAGCAACAAGGCGTCGGTCACGCTGGCCGACGGCACCGAGTTCGAGATCGACCACGGCGCCGTGACCATCGCGGCGATCACCTCGTGCACCAACACCTCCAACCCGTCGGTGATGATCGGTGCCGCGCTGGTGGCCAAGAAGGCCGTCGAGAAGGGCCTGCAGCGCAAGCCGTGGGTCAAGACGACGCTGGCCCCGGGCTCCAAGGTCGTCTCCGACTACTACGAGAAGTCGGGCCTCACGCCCTACCTCGACAAGCTCGGCTTCAACCTCGTCGGCTACGGCTGCACCACCTGCATCGGCAACTCCGGTCCCCTCATCCCCGAGGTCAGCCAAGCCGTCAACGCCAACGACCTCGCGGTCGTGTCGGTGCTGTCGGGCAACCGCAACTTCGAGGGCCGGATCAACCCGGACGTGAAGATGAACTACCTGGCATCGCCGCCGCTGGTGGTCGCCTACGCGCTGGCCGGCTCGATGGACGTCGACCTGTTCAACGACCCGCTGGGTCAGGACACCGACGGCAACGACGTCTTCATGCGCGACATCTGGCCGACGGCCAAGGAGATCGAGGACGTGATCGCGCAGGCGATCAGCTCCGACATGTTCGACTCCAGCTACCAGGACGTCTTCGCCGGCGACGAGCAGTGGCGCTCGCTGCCCACGCCGGAGGGCAACACCTTCGCGTGGGACGAGGACTCGACCTACGTCCGCAGGCCTCCCTACTTCGACGGCATGCCCGACGAGCCGGAGCCGGTCACCGACATCGTCGGCGCGCGGGTGCTGCTCAAGCTGGGCGACTCGGTGACCACCGACCACATCAGCCCGGCCGGTGCCATCAAGAAGGACAGCCCGGCGGGCCGCTACCTCGCCGAGCACGGTGTGGACCAGCGCGACTTCAACTCCTACGGCTCGCGCCGCGGCAACCACGAGGTCATGATCCGCGGCACGTTCGCCAACATCCGCCTGCGCAACCAGCTCGCGCCGGGCACCGAGGGCGGCGTCACGCGCGACTTCACCGCCGACGGCGACGTCACCACGGTGTTCGAGGCGAGCCAGAACTACCAGGCCGCCGGCACCCCGCTGGTCGTCCTGGCCGGCAAGGAGTACGGCTCCGGCTCGTCGCGCGACTGGGCGGCCAAGGGCACGGCCCTGCTGGGCGTCAAGGCGGTCATCGCCGAGTCCTACGAGCGCATCCACCGCTCCAACCTGATCGGCATGGGCGTCATCCCGCTCCAGTTCCCGCCCGGCAAGACCGCCGACGACCTGGGGCTGACCGGTGCCGAGATCATCTCGATCAGCGGCATCATCGAGCTCAACGACGGCACCACGCCGAAGACCGTCACGGTCAAGGTCGAGCCGGCTCCCGGCACCGACCAGGCGCACGGCGAGACGAGCGAGTTCGAGGCGACCGTGCGCATCGACACCCCTGGTGAGGCGAACTACTACCGCAACGGCGGGATCATGCAGTACGTCCTCCGCAGCCTGCTCAAGGGCTGA
- a CDS encoding SigE family RNA polymerase sigma factor, translating into MATPEGFTEFVVARQAALLRTAYLLTGHAQDAEDLVQTTLVKVVPQWRRIADNPEAYVRRVLVHENVSRWRRRRWREHSTGDLPDVLAAEPDRAELLAVRTALATLPPRQRAVIVLRYYEDLSEADIAATLGIAPGTVKSQARDGLARLRQALPDVEGAGSLTR; encoded by the coding sequence GTGGCCACCCCTGAGGGCTTCACGGAGTTCGTCGTGGCGCGGCAGGCGGCGCTGCTGCGCACGGCGTACCTCCTCACCGGGCACGCGCAGGACGCGGAGGACCTCGTCCAGACCACGCTCGTCAAGGTCGTCCCGCAGTGGCGGCGGATCGCCGACAACCCCGAGGCCTACGTCCGCCGGGTCCTCGTCCACGAGAACGTCTCGCGGTGGCGCCGCCGGCGGTGGCGTGAGCACAGCACCGGCGACCTCCCCGACGTGCTGGCCGCCGAGCCCGACCGGGCCGAGCTGCTCGCCGTCCGCACGGCGCTGGCCACCCTGCCTCCACGGCAACGCGCGGTGATCGTGCTCCGCTACTACGAGGACCTCTCGGAGGCCGACATCGCGGCGACGCTCGGGATCGCGCCGGGGACGGTGAAGTCCCAGGCCCGCGACGGACTCGCGAGGCTGAGGCAGGCGCTCCCCGACGTGGAGGGCGCCGGTAGCCTGACGCGGTGA
- a CDS encoding DUF3105 domain-containing protein, translating into MSDTETPDGAHPDSHSQPHSDPGEQAYAAAPVFEGATEPVEEQHSRRLPLVLASVAAALVLGAALAAPLVDRALRGEEQAQRALDLSLVETWDVTDRRHTDDDLTYPQDPPAGGAHHPVWLACGVYDEPVREENAVHDLEHGTVWITHDPGLSDDDVDALAAQLPDNGILSPREDLPSPVAVTVWGAQLRLDGADDERLGLFLEEYGDGQTAPEIGVSCRGGTPDPGGALPGEGTNA; encoded by the coding sequence GTGAGCGACACCGAGACCCCCGACGGTGCCCACCCCGACTCCCACTCCCAACCGCACAGCGACCCCGGCGAGCAGGCGTACGCCGCCGCACCGGTGTTCGAGGGGGCGACGGAGCCGGTCGAGGAGCAGCACTCCAGGCGCCTGCCGCTCGTCCTCGCCAGCGTGGCCGCTGCGCTGGTGCTCGGCGCAGCGCTCGCCGCGCCGCTCGTCGACCGGGCGCTGCGCGGCGAGGAGCAGGCGCAGCGCGCCCTCGACCTGAGCCTGGTGGAGACGTGGGACGTCACGGACCGCAGGCACACCGACGACGACCTGACCTACCCGCAGGACCCACCCGCCGGTGGGGCGCACCACCCCGTGTGGCTGGCGTGCGGCGTCTACGACGAGCCGGTCCGCGAGGAGAACGCCGTCCACGACCTCGAGCACGGCACGGTCTGGATCACCCACGACCCCGGCCTGTCCGACGACGACGTGGACGCGCTCGCAGCCCAGCTGCCGGACAACGGCATCCTGTCGCCGCGCGAGGACCTGCCGTCGCCCGTCGCGGTCACCGTGTGGGGCGCCCAGCTCCGCCTCGACGGCGCCGACGACGAGCGGCTCGGGCTCTTCCTCGAGGAGTACGGCGACGGCCAGACGGCGCCGGAGATCGGCGTCTCCTGCCGGGGCGGCACCCCCGATCCCGGCGGCGCCCTGCCGGGTGAGGGCACCAACGCCTGA
- a CDS encoding MTH1187 family thiamine-binding protein, which translates to MLVAFSISPVAQDPSGSVTEAVAAAVRVVRESGLPHETNAMFTNIEGEWDEVMAVVKRAVDVVAEVSPRVGLVLKADIRPGHEGQLTAKVERIEEALRRAE; encoded by the coding sequence ATGCTCGTCGCCTTCTCGATCTCGCCCGTCGCCCAGGACCCCAGCGGGTCGGTCACCGAGGCGGTCGCCGCCGCCGTCCGGGTCGTCCGTGAGTCCGGCCTGCCCCACGAGACCAACGCGATGTTCACCAACATCGAGGGGGAGTGGGACGAGGTCATGGCCGTGGTCAAGCGCGCCGTCGACGTGGTGGCCGAGGTGTCGCCGCGCGTCGGACTGGTCCTCAAGGCCGACATCCGGCCCGGCCACGAGGGGCAGCTGACCGCCAAGGTCGAGCGCATCGAGGAGGCGCTGCGCCGTGCTGAGTGA
- a CDS encoding YjbQ family protein, translating into MLSETRSYRTGGEEVVLDLTRDAADFVAGRGDGLLHVFVPHATAGIAVIETGAGSDDDLLAALGDLLPADDRWRHRHGSPGHGRSHVMPAIVPPHCTVPVLAGELALGTWQSICLVDLNVDNAQREVRWSFLEG; encoded by the coding sequence GTGCTGAGTGAGACGCGCAGCTACCGCACCGGCGGCGAGGAGGTCGTGCTCGACCTGACCCGCGACGCGGCCGACTTCGTGGCAGGCCGTGGCGACGGACTGCTGCACGTCTTCGTGCCCCACGCGACCGCCGGCATCGCCGTGATCGAGACCGGGGCCGGGTCGGACGACGACCTGCTTGCCGCGCTGGGCGACCTGCTCCCCGCCGACGACCGGTGGCGGCACCGGCACGGGTCGCCCGGGCACGGCCGCTCCCACGTGATGCCCGCCATCGTGCCGCCGCACTGCACCGTCCCCGTGCTGGCCGGTGAGCTCGCCCTGGGCACCTGGCAGAGCATCTGCCTGGTGGACCTCAACGTCGACAACGCCCAGCGCGAGGTGCGCTGGTCCTTCCTCGAGGGCTGA
- a CDS encoding GNAT family N-acetyltransferase, which produces MAAVEIRPARPADADAVLQVVRAAFGAGGSAHGDQVADLWAEVRAGEHLLAERVAVVDGEVVGHVGVSHCWIDARRELVAACMLSPLSTAPAHQGRGTGTALVAAAIEAARGLGRPAMFLEGSPSFYGARGFGPAAAHGFEAPSRRVPAPAFQVVPLALEGWMTGRVVYPEVWWRHDSTGLRDPDLAEVEAALGLS; this is translated from the coding sequence GTGGCGGCCGTCGAGATCCGCCCCGCCCGTCCGGCCGACGCCGACGCCGTGCTGCAGGTGGTCCGTGCCGCCTTCGGCGCCGGCGGGTCGGCGCACGGGGACCAGGTGGCCGACCTCTGGGCGGAGGTCCGGGCGGGGGAGCACCTGCTGGCCGAGCGGGTGGCGGTGGTCGACGGCGAGGTCGTGGGCCACGTGGGAGTGAGCCACTGCTGGATCGACGCGCGACGCGAGCTCGTCGCGGCGTGCATGCTCTCGCCGCTCAGCACCGCACCCGCCCACCAGGGCCGGGGCACGGGCACCGCCCTCGTCGCTGCCGCGATCGAGGCCGCCCGCGGCCTGGGCAGGCCGGCGATGTTCCTCGAGGGCAGCCCGTCCTTCTACGGCGCTCGCGGCTTCGGGCCCGCGGCCGCGCACGGCTTCGAGGCGCCCAGCCGCCGGGTGCCGGCACCGGCGTTCCAGGTCGTCCCCCTCGCCCTCGAGGGCTGGATGACGGGTCGCGTGGTCTATCCCGAGGTCTGGTGGCGGCACGACTCCACCGGCCTCCGCGACCCCGACCTGGCCGAGGTCGAGGCAGCACTCGGACTCTCCTGA
- a CDS encoding NUDIX hydrolase codes for MHRFAAVAVFDLFGRLLLQERDEDAPHDPERWGYPGGDLEPGEDFVTAAVRELEEETGLVVDPARLQSLGSHRFRSASCGGDDVFELFAVRLSVSQDDLVCGEGRQVLLVDPADLGDRELHQATALTLDRVREWHATSVRTDFVQVTLVDPRGRVLMQERDEHAPVWPDMWCFPGGGLEEGEEPAAGAARELAEETGVVLAPEELTDLGLFELATDRGTFRFHAFVARTTLTDRDVECHEGRQMVFVDPDPLPGLDLVPSTALVAPALLEWIAQHPRGGDDHRRRFAGVILVDARGWLLLQERDEHPRIDPEKWGLAGGHLEPGEDFVVGAARELEEETGVRLEPDQLALLGEFAVDHREAYGTWDLMQVFAARTDLTDADIDCREGRQIVFVDPEVARGLDLSAAAVDIVPAFLASRLYATMAL; via the coding sequence ATGCATCGCTTCGCGGCCGTGGCCGTGTTCGACCTCTTCGGCCGGCTGCTGCTGCAGGAGCGTGACGAGGACGCGCCCCACGACCCCGAGCGCTGGGGCTACCCCGGTGGTGACCTCGAGCCGGGGGAGGACTTCGTCACCGCCGCGGTGCGCGAGCTGGAGGAGGAGACCGGGCTGGTCGTCGACCCCGCGCGTCTCCAGTCCCTCGGCAGCCACCGGTTCCGCAGCGCGTCGTGCGGCGGGGACGACGTCTTCGAGCTCTTCGCCGTACGCCTGTCGGTCTCCCAGGACGACCTCGTGTGCGGCGAGGGCCGGCAGGTGCTCCTCGTCGACCCGGCCGACCTCGGCGACCGGGAGCTGCACCAGGCCACCGCGCTGACCCTCGACCGGGTGCGGGAGTGGCACGCCACCTCGGTGCGCACCGACTTCGTCCAGGTGACGCTGGTGGACCCGCGCGGCCGGGTGCTCATGCAGGAGCGGGACGAGCACGCCCCGGTCTGGCCCGACATGTGGTGCTTCCCGGGCGGCGGCCTCGAGGAGGGAGAGGAGCCGGCGGCGGGTGCGGCGCGCGAGCTGGCCGAGGAGACCGGCGTGGTGCTGGCCCCCGAGGAGCTCACCGACCTCGGCCTGTTCGAGCTCGCCACCGACCGCGGCACCTTCCGGTTCCACGCCTTCGTCGCGCGTACGACGCTCACCGACCGCGACGTGGAGTGCCACGAGGGCCGGCAGATGGTCTTCGTCGACCCCGACCCGCTGCCCGGGCTGGACCTCGTGCCGTCGACGGCTCTCGTGGCGCCGGCGCTGCTCGAGTGGATCGCGCAGCACCCGCGCGGCGGGGACGACCACAGGCGGCGCTTCGCCGGCGTGATCCTCGTCGATGCGCGCGGGTGGCTCCTGCTGCAGGAGCGCGACGAGCACCCCCGGATCGACCCGGAGAAGTGGGGCCTGGCCGGCGGCCACCTCGAGCCGGGCGAGGACTTCGTCGTCGGGGCGGCACGCGAGCTGGAGGAGGAGACCGGCGTCCGGCTCGAGCCGGACCAACTGGCGCTGCTCGGTGAGTTCGCCGTCGACCACCGCGAGGCCTACGGCACCTGGGACCTCATGCAGGTGTTCGCCGCGCGCACCGACCTCACCGACGCGGACATCGACTGCCGCGAGGGTCGGCAGATCGTCTTCGTGGACCCCGAGGTGGCGCGGGGGCTCGACCTGAGCGCCGCGGCGGTCGACATCGTGCCCGCCTTCCTCGCCAGCCGGCTCTACGCCACGATGGCGCTATGA
- a CDS encoding SMP-30/gluconolactonase/LRE family protein, with protein MTSPSLTVHPVPSMGAEDVVVSPDGLVLTGTEDGAIWSLDPRTGSTRRVADTGGRPLGLELLDGEHLAVCDAERGLLRVSLASGAVEVLLDRVDGEPMKFCNNAAVASDGTIWFSDSSLHFGVARWKDDFVQDTRTGRLLRRDPDGRVTVALDGLAFANGVALAADESYVCVAECRGRTVVRLWLSGPRAGERDHLVTDLPGYPDNISRGSDGLIWVAVASPVDALVERLGSAPMVLRRAVTRIPEALQPKPARTIRVQAYDDDGRLVHDLDLAPPGHGPGYHMVTGVREHDGRVWMGSLHEPSVAVHDLA; from the coding sequence ATGACCTCGCCGAGCCTGACCGTCCACCCCGTCCCGTCGATGGGGGCCGAGGACGTGGTCGTCTCGCCCGACGGCCTGGTGCTCACCGGCACCGAGGACGGGGCCATCTGGTCGCTCGACCCCCGCACCGGCAGCACCCGGCGGGTCGCCGACACCGGTGGCCGGCCCCTCGGCCTTGAGCTGCTCGACGGCGAGCACCTGGCCGTCTGCGACGCCGAGCGCGGCCTGCTCCGCGTCTCCCTGGCGTCCGGCGCGGTCGAGGTCCTGCTGGACCGCGTGGACGGCGAGCCGATGAAGTTCTGCAACAACGCCGCCGTCGCGAGTGACGGCACCATCTGGTTCAGCGACTCCTCGCTGCACTTCGGCGTCGCTCGCTGGAAGGACGACTTCGTCCAGGACACCCGCACGGGCCGGCTGCTGCGGCGCGACCCCGACGGCAGGGTCACCGTCGCCCTCGACGGCCTCGCCTTCGCCAACGGGGTGGCCCTGGCGGCCGACGAGTCGTACGTCTGCGTGGCCGAGTGCCGCGGGCGGACCGTCGTACGCCTGTGGCTCAGCGGGCCGCGTGCCGGTGAGCGCGACCACCTCGTCACCGACCTGCCGGGCTACCCCGACAACATCAGCCGGGGCAGCGACGGGCTCATCTGGGTGGCGGTCGCCAGTCCGGTGGACGCCCTGGTCGAGCGACTCGGCTCGGCCCCCATGGTGCTGCGCCGGGCGGTGACAAGGATCCCCGAGGCGCTGCAGCCCAAGCCGGCGCGGACGATCCGCGTGCAGGCCTACGACGACGACGGCCGGCTCGTCCACGACCTCGACCTCGCCCCGCCCGGTCACGGACCGGGCTACCACATGGTCACCGGCGTGCGGGAGCACGACGGCCGGGTGTGGATGGGGAGCCTCCATGAGCCGTCGGTGGCGGTCCATGACCTGGCATGA
- the dxs gene encoding 1-deoxy-D-xylulose-5-phosphate synthase, with translation MALLDSIASPRDLRDLSAEQLDELAAEIRDLMIRTVATNSGHLGPNLGVVELTLAIHRVFDSPHDRVVFDTGHQSYVHKLVTGRHVGFGTLRKEGGVSGYPSQAESEHDIVENSHASTSLSYADGLAKAYAIKGEDRHVVAVIGDGALTGGMAWEALNNIAIAQNSRLVIVVNDNERSYTPTIGGLATALTSLRTNPRYEQVLDLVKKRLNAVPGVGHAAYDALHAVKKGMKDALAPQGLFEDLGLKYVGPVDGHDRAAMEQALTHAKKFNGPVIVHAITRKGQGYDPALRHEADQFHAPGPFDVQTGAEKPKGKIWTDHFSEAIVELGARREDVVAITAAMMHPVGLDVFAATYPERTFDVGIAEQHAVTSAAGLAMGGLHPVFAVYATFLNRAFDQVLMDVALHKCGVTFVLDRSGVTGDDGASHNGMWDMSMLQVVPGLRLAAPRDVTRLHELLDEAVQVDDAPTVVRFPKGPPPADIPALDRVGGVDVLVREGEQDVLVVAVGSMGTTAVEVASRLTAQGIGVTVVDPRWVKPVDPAVIDLAREHRLVVSIEDNGRVGGCGAVLLQTLNDEGVHTPFRLHGIPQEFLDHAKRDAILTRIGLDAQTIARAIVEDVTALDEGVTLVEVDHPA, from the coding sequence ATGGCACTCCTCGACTCGATCGCGTCACCGCGCGACCTCCGCGACCTCTCGGCGGAGCAGCTGGACGAGCTGGCCGCGGAGATCCGCGACCTGATGATCCGCACGGTGGCGACCAACTCCGGTCACCTCGGGCCCAACCTGGGCGTCGTGGAGCTGACGCTGGCCATCCACCGGGTCTTCGACTCCCCGCACGACCGTGTCGTCTTCGACACCGGGCACCAGTCCTACGTCCACAAGCTCGTCACCGGGCGCCACGTCGGCTTCGGAACCCTGCGCAAGGAGGGCGGCGTCAGCGGCTACCCCAGCCAGGCCGAGTCCGAGCACGACATCGTCGAGAACTCCCACGCCTCCACCTCGCTGTCCTACGCCGACGGGCTCGCCAAGGCCTACGCCATCAAGGGCGAGGACCGGCACGTCGTGGCCGTCATCGGTGACGGTGCGCTCACCGGCGGCATGGCCTGGGAGGCGCTCAACAACATCGCCATCGCGCAGAACAGCCGCCTGGTGATCGTGGTCAACGACAACGAGCGGTCCTACACCCCGACGATCGGCGGGCTCGCGACCGCGCTGACCTCGCTGCGCACCAACCCCCGCTACGAGCAGGTCCTCGACCTGGTCAAGAAGCGGCTCAACGCCGTGCCCGGCGTCGGCCACGCGGCCTACGACGCGCTGCACGCGGTGAAGAAGGGCATGAAGGACGCCCTGGCGCCCCAGGGCCTGTTCGAGGACCTGGGCCTCAAGTACGTCGGTCCGGTCGACGGCCACGACCGCGCCGCCATGGAGCAGGCGCTCACCCACGCCAAGAAGTTCAACGGCCCCGTGATCGTGCACGCGATCACCCGCAAGGGCCAGGGCTACGACCCGGCGCTGCGGCACGAGGCCGACCAGTTCCACGCCCCCGGCCCCTTCGACGTCCAGACGGGCGCGGAGAAGCCCAAGGGCAAGATCTGGACCGACCACTTCTCCGAGGCCATCGTCGAGCTGGGCGCCCGCCGCGAGGACGTCGTGGCCATCACCGCCGCGATGATGCACCCGGTCGGGCTCGACGTCTTCGCCGCGACCTACCCCGAGCGCACCTTCGACGTCGGCATCGCCGAGCAGCACGCCGTCACGTCGGCCGCCGGCCTGGCGATGGGTGGGCTGCACCCGGTGTTCGCGGTCTACGCGACCTTCCTCAACCGGGCCTTCGACCAGGTCCTCATGGACGTCGCGCTGCACAAGTGCGGCGTCACCTTCGTGCTCGACCGCTCCGGCGTCACCGGTGACGACGGCGCCAGCCACAACGGCATGTGGGACATGTCGATGCTCCAGGTGGTCCCGGGCCTGCGCCTCGCCGCCCCGCGCGACGTCACGCGCCTGCACGAGCTCCTCGACGAAGCCGTGCAGGTCGACGACGCCCCGACGGTGGTCCGGTTCCCCAAGGGCCCGCCGCCCGCCGACATCCCCGCCCTCGACCGTGTCGGCGGTGTCGACGTGCTCGTCCGCGAGGGCGAGCAGGACGTGCTCGTCGTGGCGGTCGGATCCATGGGCACCACCGCGGTCGAGGTCGCCTCCCGTCTCACCGCCCAGGGCATCGGCGTGACCGTCGTCGACCCGCGGTGGGTCAAGCCGGTCGACCCGGCCGTCATCGACCTGGCCCGCGAGCACCGGCTCGTCGTGAGCATCGAGGACAACGGGCGCGTCGGCGGCTGCGGTGCCGTGCTCCTGCAGACCCTCAACGACGAGGGCGTGCACACGCCGTTCCGGCTGCACGGGATCCCGCAGGAGTTCCTCGACCACGCCAAGCGCGACGCGATCCTCACCCGCATCGGCCTGGACGCGCAGACCATCGCCCGCGCCATCGTCGAGGACGTCACCGCGCTCGACGAGGGTGTCACGCTGGTCGAGGTCGACCACCCCGCCTGA